Genomic DNA from Klebsiella variicola:
TCCTCGCCGCCAACAACGCCTGGACCCCGGCGCCGGTACGCTTTGCCATTCGGGTACTGGTGGCGTTTTTGCGCACCATGCCCGAGCTGGCGTGGGCGGTGATCTTTGTTATGGCGTTCGGCATCGGCGCGATCCCGGGCTTTCTGGCGCTGATGCTGCACACCGTCGGCAGCCTGACCAAACTGTTCTACGAGGCGGTGGAGAGCGCGCAAAACAAACCGGTACGCGGCCTGGCGGCCTGCGGCGCGTCGCCGCTGCAGAAAATCCGCTTCGCCCTGTGGCCGCAAGTGAAACCGCTGTTTCTCTCCTACGGCTTTATGCGGCTTGAAATCAACTTCCGTTCGTCGACGATTCTCGGGCTGGTGGGCGCGGGCGGTATCGGCCAGGAGCTGATGACCAATATCAAGCTCGACCGCTACGATCAGGTGAGCATCACCCTGCTGCTGATCATTCTGGTGGTGTCGGCGCTGGACATGCTGTCCGGTCGTCTGCGCCTGTGGGTACTGGAGGGTAAGAAATGAGCGTCTGGCACATGCAACCGGATATCGCCGCCAGCCGGCGGCAGCATAAACAGCTCTATCAGGTTCAGGGGCGCTACCTGCGCTACGTCGGGCTGGTGGCGCTGGCCTGCGTGCTCTATTACGTCTGGTTTTTTCTGCAGTTTGGCATCAGCGGCGAGCAGCTGACCACCGGTCTGCAGCAGATTGGCCGCTACCTGGCGCGGATGTTCGTCTGGCACGACTTCTGGAACTGGCCGTTCGGCTATTACTTCACGCAAATCGGCATCACCCTGGCTATCGTCTTCGCCGGGACGCTGACCGCCACGGTGCTGGCGCTGCTGCTCTCCTTCTTTGCCGCCCGCAACATCATGCGCGGCGTGGTGCTGGGGACCCTTGCCCTGCTGATGCGCCGCCTGTTTGATGTGCTGCGCGGGATCGACATGGCTATCTGGGGGTTGATTTTCGTGCGCGCGGTCGGCCTCGGGCCGCTGGCTGGGGTGCTGGCGATCATCATGCAGGACACCGGTCTGCTGGGACGGCTGTACGCGGAAGGACACGAAGCCGTGGACCGCTCGCCCGGGCGCGGGCTGACCGCCGTGGGCGCGAACGGCCTGCAAAAGCATCGCTTTGGCATTTTTACCCAGTCGTTCCCAACCTTCCTCGCCCTGAGCCTGTATCAGATTGAATCCAACACCCGCTCCGCGGCGGTGCTGGGCTTCGTCGGCGCCGGGGGTATCGGGCTTATCTATGCCGAGAACATGCGCCTGTGGAACTGGGATGTGGTGATGTTTATCACCCTGCTGCTGGTGGCGGTGGTGATGATCATGGACACCCTTTCCGCCTGGCTGCGCCGTCGCTATATCGGCGGCGCCGCGGTGCCGCTGTATCAGGGCGGACGCTAGCACACCTTTGCGCCGGATGGCGGCTTCGCCTTATCCGGCCTACTCGTCCAGGACTGGCTGTTGACTCACCGCCGGGCCTGGGGCAACTGAAACTGCCGGTACTGGCGGCCTCAACATCGCTGAGACGTTCCCGGAAGGCCGGGGCAGCCCGCATGGATGCGGGCTGAGGGCCGTGTTTTGCAGGGATGCTGCCTCGGCCCGACCCGAAGCCTGCAGGGATAAGTCGAAGGCACCACGCAGTGGCGATGTTGCTGGCCGGAGCCCGGGGGTACAGGGGGCGGCGGCGACTGGCCGCCCCCTGTGCGCTCCCTGCGCCATGAGTGACATAGTGCAGAAAAAATATTGGGAGCGCTATCTGTCCGGAAATAACATAGAAGTTGTAGCCCTGCCAGGCGCAGTATGCACAGGGAAATTTACGCTTGTACCGTTATTCCGCCGGGTGGCGGCTGCGCCTTACCCGGCCAGGGGTTCGTGCGCCCTGCCGTTAATTTATTCACCGTTGTTGCTATTCCAGCCGCCAGCTCAGCACCGGCCAGCCATATCCGGCACCCGCCGCCTGCAGCTGCGGACAGGGATTGACCAGCCGCACGCGATCCGCATGCAGGCACAGCGGCAGATCGTTAATGGAATCGGTATAGAAAGTCACCTCGCCGTCATACTGCGGATGCGCCTCGCGCCACTGCGCCAGACGCGCCACCTTCCCCTGCTGATAGCTAGGGATCCCGGCAATGACCCCGCTGTAGCCGCCGTCGACCATCTCCACGTCAATGCCCAGCGCCTGATCAATCTCCAGCGCGGCAGCCACCGCCTGCACCAGCAGGCTAACCGAGGCGGAGATAATCAGCATCTGCTCCCCCTCGGCCCGCAGACGACGAATGAGCTCCCACGCCTGCGGATAGACCCGGGGCAGGATCGCCTCGCGCACGCAGCGGGCCACCAGCGCATCAACGTCCGACTTCGGTATTCCGGCCAGCGGCGCCTGGATCAGGGCCACATAATCGGCGATATTCATCTCTCCCCGGTCATAATCCGCCATTAGCCGCGCCTCGCGGGCAAGATACCCCTTCTGCGTTGCCAGCCCTTCGCGAACCATAAACTGGCTCCAGACCGTACTGCTATCGCCCTGTATCAGGGTGTTATCGAGATCAAAAATCGTCAGCGTGTTGCCCATGGTACTTTCCCTTACTGGTCAAAATAAGCTGCCGGGAGCATGCGTAAAAAAGATGACAGGAAAATGAACCGGACGCCAAAGCGCCCGGCTCGCCATCAGCCGGCGCGGACCTTCGCGGTGCGGAACACCAGCACGATCCCACCGATGATCGCCACCATACCGACCATCGCCGCCGCCGGCAGCCGGTTGCCCAGCAGCAGATAATCCAGTAGCGCCGTGATCACTGGCACCAGATAAAAGAGGCTGGTGACATTGACAATATTTCCCGCGCTCAGCAGACGATACAGCAGCAGCTGGGCGACCACCGAAATCAGCAGCCCGAGAAACAGCACCGGAATAATCAACCCGGCGTTAACAGTAAACTGGAAGCCGCTGACCGGGGCAATCAGCAGGCACAGCCCCAGACTGACGGCGTACTGCAGCGGCAGGACATCCGCCGGCGCCTGACGGCTGCGCTTTTGCCACAGCGCGCCAAAGGTCATCAGCAGCAGAGCCGCCAGCGCAAACAGGATCCCCACCATCGCCATCGGCGAGGCCGCCAGGCTGCGCCACACCAGCAGCACCAGCCCCGCCAGGGCAATCAGCAGCCCTGACAGCCGCCGCCCCTGCAGGCGACGCTCCACCACGCAAAGCGTAAGGATGGGCTGGATCCCCATGATGGTGGCGATAAGTCCCGGCGTCACACCGTTAGCCATCGCCTCGAAGTAACAGACCGAATAGCCGCCAATCAGCATCAGGCCGGTGGCCGCTGTCTGCAGGCGGGTGCCCGGCGCGGGTAGCCAGCGCCGACGGACGATGGCCAGCGGCGCCAGCGCGACCAGGGCAATCAGAAAACGAAAGACCAGCAGCGCCATCGGCGAAGCGTTGTCCAGTCCCCAGCGGGTGAAGATGGCCGCGCTGCCCCACAGCAGCACAAAAATGGCCGTTGTCGCCTGCGAGGCGAGCAGAGAATAGCGAACGTGCATAGCATGCTCCAGAACGTCAAACACAAGGTATCAAGCGTCATACCGGCAGGTAAGCGCCTGCTAAAGACGGCGTTAAGCGTCGAAAACAACCCGGTCTGGAGGGGGAGGCGGTGGGCAGAGCGTGGTGAAGCAATGATGAAGCGCAGACGTCATCCACCCCGCGTCGAAAGCGGCGCCGGGCAAAGTCTCACCAGAGATGGCGTAATGCGTCATGGAATGCCTCGTGAAATGTTTAATCAGAATCCTGGCACAGGCCGTTCGGAAGTGACAACTGCCTTTTATGGGTGATCTCTCGACTGGTTGTTTATTTTTAATCGTAAATAAACGTAAAGGCGGCCTCGGCTTATTCAGCCGTTCTTTTTAATCGGCTATAAAACAAAGCAGTCTGCTTGCTACTTCGAAAATAACGATATGAAGCCAAAACTGACGCATGCTCTCTTTTTAATTCCTTTTTTGTTGTTGGCAGGATGCTCCTCCTCACCGAAACAGGCAAAGAACACAAAATCTCATGCGGATATGACCATTGACGGCGGATCGGACGATCTGATCCCGGTGGTGGCGGCCCTGCATGATCAGATGCACACCTGGCAGGGAACCCCCTATGAATGGGGCGGTACTGAACAAAGCGGCGTCGACTGCTCGGGTTTCGTCTGGCGCACGTTGAAGGATCGCTTTAACCTGCCGATGGAGCGGATCACCACCCGCGAGCTGTTGCACATGGGCGTGCGGGTCAATAAACGCGATTTACGTCCCGGCGATCTGGTTTTCTTCCGCACCCGGGCCGGGATGCACGTTGGCTTTTACGATACCGATCATAATTTCCTTCACGCCTCGAGCAGCCAGGGCGTGATGCGCTCTTCGCTGGACAACCCTTACTGGGAATCGGCGTTCTATCAGGCGCGTCGTCTGCCGAAGGAGTATAACGCGCAGATCACCATGAACAGCGACACCCTGCATCTGGCGAAGAATCGCCGCTAAAAAAAAGCCGCAGCCAGGGCTGCGGCGGGTGGTTCTGCGGTCAATCAGAACTGGTAGGTCATACCCAGCGCGACGATGTCGTCATCGTTGATGCCGAGTTTGTTATCGCTTTTCAGCTGGTTGATTTTGTAATCCACGAAGGCGTTCATGTTTTTGTTGAAGTAGTAGGTCAGGCCCACGTCAATGTAGTTAACCAGATCTTCGCTACCCACCCCTTCGATATCCTTCCCTTTCGACAGCACATAGCCGAGGGACGGACGCAGACCGAAGTCGAACTGATACTGCGCCACCGCTTCAAAGTTCTGCGCTTTGTTGGCAAAACCGCCGCTGATCGGGGTCATTTTGCGGGTCTCAGAATACATGGTCGCCAGGTAGATATTGTTGGCGTCATATTTCAGGCCGGTCGCCCAGGCTTCCGCTTTCGAACCCTGGCCGCGGGCCAGCAGGTTCTGATCGTTGGTACGGTCGGAGCTGGTGTAGGCCGCGCTGACGGCGAAGTCGCTGCCGCCGAAATCATAGCTTAATGAGGTGCCAACGCCGTCGCCGTTCTGTTTCTTCGCTTCACGGCCTTCGTTTTTACCCTGGTACTGCAGGGTCATATCCAGACCATCCACCAGACCGAAGAAATCGGTATTGCGGTAGGTCGCCAGGCCGCTGGCGCGTTTGGTCATAAAGTTATCGGTCTGGGCAGAGGAATCGCCGCCGAATTCCGGGAACATATCGGTCCAGGCTTCCACGTCGTACAGGGCGCCAAGGTTACGACCGTAATCGAAGGAGCCGTAGTTCTTCAGCTTCACCCCGGCGAATGCCAGACGGGTTTTCTGGCTCGAGTCGCTCTCGGTTTTGTTGCCCGAGAATTCAGATTCCCAACGGCCATAGCCGGTCAGGTCGTCGTTAATCTGCGTTTCGCCTTTAATACCGAAACGCACGTAAGTCTGATCGCCATCTTTGCTGTCATAATCGCTGAAGTAGTGCATGGCTTTGATCTTGCCGTACACATCCAGTTTGTTCGCGTTCTTGTTATAAACTTCCGCTGCCTGCGTCGCTGTTGAAGCCACAAAGCTCATCATCATTAATGCCAGAGTACTCTTTTTCATTATTCAGTCCTGGTGATTTATTTATACGCGCTATTCAATTGCGGGCGCTCGCCCATCAAAAACAGGAGGTTTTTTAACGCCGGGAGATTAAATATTTATGACAAGGTGGAACTTTTTATAAAAAAGAGTATTTAAATGTATCTGACATATTTTTGTCACATCCCCTCTCCAGAATGCCCGATCCCGCGCAATAAAATGGCGCGCCCGCCGCCCCGGGTGTTGGCAAGCGGGCCGACTCCTGCTACAACATCAGCTCGATATCGATATTCCTTTTGAACGGCAGAGAATCATGAGTGAAAGCCAGACGCTGGTGGTAAAACTGGGCACCAGTGTTTTAACAGGCGGGTCCCGCCGCCTGAACCGCGCCCATATCGTTGAGCTCGTGCGCCAGTGCGCACAGCTGCACGCCATGGGACACCGTATTGTCATCGTGACCTCCGGGGCCATTGCCGCCGGGCGCGAGCACCTTGGTTACCCGGAACTGCCCGCCACCATCGCCTCCAAGCAGCTGCTGGCGGCGGTGGGACAAAGCCGTCTGATCCAGCTGTGGGAACAGCTGTTTTCTATCTATGGCATTCACGTTGGCCAGATGCTGCTGACCCGCGCCGACATGGAAGACAGAGAACGGTTCCTCAACGCCCGCGACACTCTGCGCGCGCTGCTGGATAACAGCATCGTCCCGGTCATTAACGAAAACGACGCCGTCGCCACCGCGGAAATCAAAGTGGGCGATAACGACAATCTCTCCGCACTGGCCGCGATCCTCGCCGGGGCGGATAAGCTGCTGCTGTTAACCGACCAGCCAGGCCTGTTCACCGCCGACCCGCGTAGCAACCCGCAGGCGGAGCTGATTAAAGACGTCTACGGCATCGACGACGCGCTGCGCGCCATCGCCGGCGACAGCGTCTCCGGACTCGGCACCGGCGGCATGGGCACCAAGCTGCAGGCCGCGGATGTCGCCTGCCGCGCGGGGATTGATACCATTATCGCCGCTGGCAACCGCCCGGACGTCATCGGCCATGCGATGGAAGGCCTGCCGGTAGGCACCTGCTTCCACGCTCAGGAGTCTCCGCTGGAGAACCGTAAGCGCTGGATCTTCGGCGCCCCGCCGGCCGGTGAACTGACCGTCGATGCGGGCGCGACTCAGGCGATCCTCGAAAGAGGCAGC
This window encodes:
- the phnE gene encoding phosphonate ABC transporter, permease protein PhnE yields the protein MKTTHTEFERYYQQVRSRQKRDTVCWSLLLLALYFAAGSAAEFNLLTIWHSLPHFFDYMAETIPPLSAGNLFADVQTKGSLAWWGYRLPIQLPLIWETLQLALASTLVAVAIATIFAFLAANNAWTPAPVRFAIRVLVAFLRTMPELAWAVIFVMAFGIGAIPGFLALMLHTVGSLTKLFYEAVESAQNKPVRGLAACGASPLQKIRFALWPQVKPLFLSYGFMRLEINFRSSTILGLVGAGGIGQELMTNIKLDRYDQVSITLLLIILVVSALDMLSGRLRLWVLEGKK
- the phnE gene encoding phosphonate ABC transporter, permease protein PhnE, which translates into the protein MSVWHMQPDIAASRRQHKQLYQVQGRYLRYVGLVALACVLYYVWFFLQFGISGEQLTTGLQQIGRYLARMFVWHDFWNWPFGYYFTQIGITLAIVFAGTLTATVLALLLSFFAARNIMRGVVLGTLALLMRRLFDVLRGIDMAIWGLIFVRAVGLGPLAGVLAIIMQDTGLLGRLYAEGHEAVDRSPGRGLTAVGANGLQKHRFGIFTQSFPTFLALSLYQIESNTRSAAVLGFVGAGGIGLIYAENMRLWNWDVVMFITLLLVAVVMIMDTLSAWLRRRYIGGAAVPLYQGGR
- a CDS encoding HAD family hydrolase: MGNTLTIFDLDNTLIQGDSSTVWSQFMVREGLATQKGYLAREARLMADYDRGEMNIADYVALIQAPLAGIPKSDVDALVARCVREAILPRVYPQAWELIRRLRAEGEQMLIISASVSLLVQAVAAALEIDQALGIDVEMVDGGYSGVIAGIPSYQQGKVARLAQWREAHPQYDGEVTFYTDSINDLPLCLHADRVRLVNPCPQLQAAGAGYGWPVLSWRLE
- a CDS encoding DMT family transporter — protein: MHVRYSLLASQATTAIFVLLWGSAAIFTRWGLDNASPMALLVFRFLIALVALAPLAIVRRRWLPAPGTRLQTAATGLMLIGGYSVCYFEAMANGVTPGLIATIMGIQPILTLCVVERRLQGRRLSGLLIALAGLVLLVWRSLAASPMAMVGILFALAALLLMTFGALWQKRSRQAPADVLPLQYAVSLGLCLLIAPVSGFQFTVNAGLIIPVLFLGLLISVVAQLLLYRLLSAGNIVNVTSLFYLVPVITALLDYLLLGNRLPAAAMVGMVAIIGGIVLVFRTAKVRAG
- a CDS encoding NlpC/P60 family protein — its product is MKPKLTHALFLIPFLLLAGCSSSPKQAKNTKSHADMTIDGGSDDLIPVVAALHDQMHTWQGTPYEWGGTEQSGVDCSGFVWRTLKDRFNLPMERITTRELLHMGVRVNKRDLRPGDLVFFRTRAGMHVGFYDTDHNFLHASSSQGVMRSSLDNPYWESAFYQARRLPKEYNAQITMNSDTLHLAKNRR
- the phoE gene encoding phosphoporin PhoE produces the protein MKKSTLALMMMSFVASTATQAAEVYNKNANKLDVYGKIKAMHYFSDYDSKDGDQTYVRFGIKGETQINDDLTGYGRWESEFSGNKTESDSSQKTRLAFAGVKLKNYGSFDYGRNLGALYDVEAWTDMFPEFGGDSSAQTDNFMTKRASGLATYRNTDFFGLVDGLDMTLQYQGKNEGREAKKQNGDGVGTSLSYDFGGSDFAVSAAYTSSDRTNDQNLLARGQGSKAEAWATGLKYDANNIYLATMYSETRKMTPISGGFANKAQNFEAVAQYQFDFGLRPSLGYVLSKGKDIEGVGSEDLVNYIDVGLTYYFNKNMNAFVDYKINQLKSDNKLGINDDDIVALGMTYQF
- the proB gene encoding glutamate 5-kinase, giving the protein MSESQTLVVKLGTSVLTGGSRRLNRAHIVELVRQCAQLHAMGHRIVIVTSGAIAAGREHLGYPELPATIASKQLLAAVGQSRLIQLWEQLFSIYGIHVGQMLLTRADMEDRERFLNARDTLRALLDNSIVPVINENDAVATAEIKVGDNDNLSALAAILAGADKLLLLTDQPGLFTADPRSNPQAELIKDVYGIDDALRAIAGDSVSGLGTGGMGTKLQAADVACRAGIDTIIAAGNRPDVIGHAMEGLPVGTCFHAQESPLENRKRWIFGAPPAGELTVDAGATQAILERGSSLLPKGIKIVSGNFSRGEVIRIRNSEGRDIAHGVSRYNSDALRLIAGQHSQQIDAILGYEYGPVAVHRDDMIIR